One stretch of Rhinatrema bivittatum chromosome 8, aRhiBiv1.1, whole genome shotgun sequence DNA includes these proteins:
- the SDF2 gene encoding stromal cell-derived factor 2 isoform X2, with translation MTSDTAPEVGTMKVAFSILLVSNTSHCHKFGSTSTLAFWFFLLSSGSGQQSVTGVTLVDDSNSYWSVRGKTSTVCERGTIIRCGQDIRLTHVNTGRNLHSHHFTSPLSGNQEVSAFGDNGEGDFLDDWTVLCDGLFWERESEVRFRHVSTDVFLSVTGEQYGRPIHGQREVHGMTYANQNNYWKVMEGIFLKPSEMLRTETSHSEL, from the exons ATGACGTCAGATACGGCTCCG GAAGTCGGGACGATGAAAGTGGCTTTTAGCATTTTACTGGTTAGTAATACTTCCCATTGCCACAAGTTTGGCAGCACCTCTACCCttgctttttggttttttttgctatcTTCAGGAAGCGGGCAGCAGTCAGTGACAGGTGTTACTTTGGTGGATGATAGTAACAGTTATTGGAGCGTGCGTGGAAAAACCTCCACGGTGTGTGAGCGTGGGACCATCATCCGATGTGGACAGGACATCCGCCTGACCCATGTGAACACAGGTCGCAATCTCCACAGCCATCACTTCACATCGCCTCTCTCAGGCAACCAG GAGGTCAGTGCTTTTGGAGATAATGGAGAGGGGGATTTCTTAGATGACTGGACTGTTCTCTGTGATGGGTTGTTTTGGGAGAGGGAAAGTGAAGTCCGCTTCAGGCATGTGTCCACTGATGTCTTCCTTTCAGTGACAGGTGAACAGTATGGACGACCTATTCATGGCCAGAGGGAGGTCCATGGCATGACTTATGCGAATCAGAACAATTACTGGAAAGTCATGGAAGGAATCTTTTTGAAACCGAGTGAGATGCTGAGGACTGAGACTTCTCACTCTGAGTTATGA
- the SDF2 gene encoding stromal cell-derived factor 2 isoform X1 translates to MVLWESAGALLLLLVPVLVLTEPAVTSSELSVVTCGSLVKLLNTRHNVRLHSHDVRYGSGSGQQSVTGVTLVDDSNSYWSVRGKTSTVCERGTIIRCGQDIRLTHVNTGRNLHSHHFTSPLSGNQEVSAFGDNGEGDFLDDWTVLCDGLFWERESEVRFRHVSTDVFLSVTGEQYGRPIHGQREVHGMTYANQNNYWKVMEGIFLKPSEMLRTETSHSEL, encoded by the exons ATGGTGCTATGGGAGAGCGCGGGCGCTCTGCTACTCCTGCTCGTTCCGGTGCTGGTACTCACAGAACCGGCCGTTACTTCCTCCGAGCTCTCGGTCGTTACCTGCGGGTCCCTAGTGAAGCTCCTGAACACACGCCACAACGTCAGACTGCATTCTCATGACGTCAGATACGGCTCCG GAAGCGGGCAGCAGTCAGTGACAGGTGTTACTTTGGTGGATGATAGTAACAGTTATTGGAGCGTGCGTGGAAAAACCTCCACGGTGTGTGAGCGTGGGACCATCATCCGATGTGGACAGGACATCCGCCTGACCCATGTGAACACAGGTCGCAATCTCCACAGCCATCACTTCACATCGCCTCTCTCAGGCAACCAG GAGGTCAGTGCTTTTGGAGATAATGGAGAGGGGGATTTCTTAGATGACTGGACTGTTCTCTGTGATGGGTTGTTTTGGGAGAGGGAAAGTGAAGTCCGCTTCAGGCATGTGTCCACTGATGTCTTCCTTTCAGTGACAGGTGAACAGTATGGACGACCTATTCATGGCCAGAGGGAGGTCCATGGCATGACTTATGCGAATCAGAACAATTACTGGAAAGTCATGGAAGGAATCTTTTTGAAACCGAGTGAGATGCTGAGGACTGAGACTTCTCACTCTGAGTTATGA